Proteins encoded within one genomic window of Xylophilus sp. GOD-11R:
- a CDS encoding electron transfer flavoprotein subunit beta/FixA family protein, which translates to MGVKILVPVKRVVDYNVKVRVKSDGSGVDIANVKMSMNPFDEIAVEEAVRLKEKGLVTEIVAVSCGVAQCQETLRTALAIGADRAILVQTDVELQPLAVAKILKALVDKEQPSLVILGKQAIDDDSNQTGQMLAALCDLPQATFASKVELTADSVTVAREVDGGMETLKLTLPAIVTTDLRLNEPRYVTLPNIMKAKKKTLETVSPADLGVDPAPRLKTLKVAEPPKRGAGIKVPDVATLVAKLKNEAKVI; encoded by the coding sequence ATGGGCGTCAAGATTCTGGTCCCCGTCAAACGGGTCGTCGACTACAACGTGAAGGTCCGCGTCAAGTCGGACGGCAGCGGCGTAGACATCGCCAACGTGAAGATGAGCATGAACCCCTTCGACGAGATCGCCGTCGAAGAGGCCGTGCGCCTCAAGGAGAAGGGACTGGTCACCGAGATCGTCGCCGTCTCCTGCGGCGTCGCCCAGTGCCAGGAAACCCTGCGCACCGCGCTGGCCATCGGCGCCGACCGCGCCATCCTGGTGCAGACCGACGTCGAACTGCAGCCGTTGGCCGTCGCCAAGATCCTGAAAGCGCTGGTCGACAAGGAACAGCCCTCGCTCGTCATCCTGGGCAAGCAGGCCATCGACGACGACAGCAACCAGACCGGCCAGATGCTCGCCGCCCTGTGCGACCTGCCGCAGGCCACGTTTGCCAGCAAGGTCGAACTCACGGCCGACAGCGTCACGGTCGCCCGTGAAGTCGACGGCGGCATGGAAACCCTCAAGCTCACGCTGCCGGCCATCGTCACCACCGACCTGCGCCTGAACGAGCCGCGCTACGTGACGCTGCCCAACATCATGAAGGCCAAGAAGAAGACGCTGGAGACGGTGAGCCCCGCCGACCTGGGCGTGGACCCGGCCCCGCGCCTGAAGACCCTCAAGGTCGCCGAGCCGCCCAAGCGCGGCGCCGGCATCAAGGTGCCCGACGTGGCCACGCTGGTCGCCAAACTCAAGAACGAAGCGAAGGTGATCTGA
- a CDS encoding 3-hydroxyacyl-CoA dehydrogenase family protein, giving the protein MTTYRITASGDSRSFPAAHPFVEQATTDGVGHVFTGDGAGAAFTAAGDLASSAFVAIELGQECLGVHTGESRGEEGSNVVGFARFRLGRADPSLLVELVRQPATSEAAIAAARAAFEAAGLKVAVCGDFPGRIIDRLIRPYLNAALRRLDEKLASAEDLDKTLCLGLGYPEGPISLLERTGLAEHHDVTLALYGALGQEPYAPARRAQVAKARQAKGI; this is encoded by the coding sequence ATGACAACCTACCGCATCACCGCCTCGGGCGACAGCCGTTCCTTTCCTGCCGCGCATCCTTTCGTCGAGCAGGCCACGACCGACGGCGTCGGCCATGTGTTCACCGGCGACGGCGCCGGTGCCGCCTTCACCGCAGCCGGTGACCTCGCCTCGAGCGCCTTCGTGGCGATCGAACTCGGACAGGAATGTCTGGGCGTACACACCGGCGAATCGCGTGGCGAGGAAGGTTCCAACGTGGTCGGCTTCGCTCGTTTCCGGCTAGGCCGCGCCGATCCCTCTTTGCTGGTGGAATTGGTGCGCCAGCCCGCGACCAGCGAAGCAGCCATCGCCGCTGCACGCGCCGCCTTCGAGGCCGCCGGCCTCAAGGTGGCGGTCTGCGGCGACTTTCCCGGCCGCATCATCGACCGGCTGATCCGCCCTTATCTCAATGCCGCGCTGCGCCGTCTCGACGAAAAACTGGCCAGCGCCGAAGACCTCGACAAGACCCTGTGCCTGGGGCTGGGCTATCCCGAAGGCCCGATCTCGCTGCTGGAGCGCACCGGCTTGGCAGAACACCACGACGTGACTCTGGCGCTCTACGGTGCCCTCGGCCAGGAACCCTATGCGCCGGCACGGCGCGCCCAGGTGGCAAAGGCACGCCAGGCGAAAGGCATCTGA
- a CDS encoding 3-hydroxyacyl-CoA dehydrogenase family protein: MSEIKTIGIAGAGTMGAGIAIVCARAGFRTRVFDVSQQSIDRARGQTEGFLRKSVERGKLAAEKLPEIMGAWSGTTDLADFADCDLVIEAVYESLPVKHDLFGKLNAICPETTIFASNTSTISITEIAGGCGRPDRFVGMHFCLPAQLMKLVEMSPGLSTSDDTFQRAWAVCEALGQKPVRTQDTPGFVLNYFLIPFNNDAIRLVEQGVAEAADIDLAIKAGMGYAMGPLELLDLVGMDTQKLLCEAMHGVTNEPRAACPPLVKKMIAAGWLGKKTGRGFHRYQDSKMFGA, encoded by the coding sequence ATGAGCGAGATCAAGACCATCGGCATCGCCGGCGCCGGAACCATGGGTGCCGGCATCGCCATCGTCTGCGCGCGAGCCGGCTTTCGCACGCGCGTGTTCGACGTGAGCCAGCAGTCCATCGACCGGGCACGCGGCCAGACCGAAGGCTTTCTGCGCAAGAGCGTGGAGCGCGGCAAGCTCGCCGCCGAGAAACTGCCCGAAATCATGGGCGCCTGGAGCGGCACCACCGATCTGGCGGACTTCGCCGACTGCGACCTGGTGATCGAGGCGGTCTACGAGAGCCTGCCGGTCAAGCACGACCTTTTCGGCAAGCTCAATGCGATCTGTCCGGAGACCACCATCTTCGCCAGCAACACCTCCACCATCAGCATCACCGAGATCGCCGGCGGCTGCGGGCGTCCCGACCGTTTCGTTGGCATGCATTTCTGCCTGCCCGCGCAGCTGATGAAACTCGTCGAGATGTCGCCCGGCCTGAGCACCAGCGACGACACCTTCCAGCGGGCCTGGGCCGTGTGCGAGGCGCTGGGCCAGAAGCCGGTGCGCACGCAGGACACGCCGGGCTTCGTCCTCAACTATTTCCTGATTCCGTTCAACAACGACGCGATCCGTCTGGTGGAGCAGGGCGTGGCCGAGGCCGCCGACATCGATCTGGCGATCAAGGCCGGCATGGGCTACGCCATGGGCCCGCTGGAGTTGCTCGACCTTGTCGGCATGGACACCCAGAAGCTGTTGTGCGAGGCGATGCACGGCGTGACCAATGAGCCGCGCGCGGCCTGTCCGCCGCTGGTCAAGAAGATGATCGCCGCCGGCTGGCTGGGCAAGAAGACCGGCCGCGGATTCCACCGCTACCAAGACAGCAAGATGTTTGGAGCCTGA
- a CDS encoding acyl-CoA dehydrogenase family protein: protein MTILQRLDSRIALDDDERMLFDSVQQLATERIAPRAEHFDRTGEFPWEHVESINELGLNAMFIPEAYGGAQMSYTAYLACCREISKACASTGIIWATNYHGMKPLIDWGSEEQKQRLLPRIAEGGLGALAITEPGAGSDATGMRTTFREEGDEIVVNGGKTFITNGDVADLYLLFGKWEGIAGAKESISVLVLEKGTPGLSVVRLEDKMGTRASSTATLAFDNCRVPRANLLGNPGDGLKILFASLNKSRPSVAAHALGIARAAFEDSVAYINERRQSGKRILEFQGIQFMVADLASELALVEGWLWQVAGWVDAGATDFGIEASLLKLRATDLAMKVSTDAVQLFGGYGYCKDYRVERLMRDAKITQIWEGTNQVHRQLVGRSFLQR, encoded by the coding sequence ATGACCATCCTTCAAAGACTCGATTCCCGCATTGCGCTCGACGACGACGAACGCATGCTGTTCGACAGCGTGCAGCAATTGGCGACCGAGCGCATCGCGCCGCGCGCCGAGCACTTCGACCGCACTGGCGAGTTCCCCTGGGAGCACGTCGAGTCGATCAACGAACTGGGGCTCAACGCGATGTTCATCCCCGAGGCCTATGGCGGTGCGCAGATGTCCTATACCGCCTACCTGGCCTGCTGCCGCGAGATCTCCAAGGCCTGCGCTTCCACCGGCATCATCTGGGCCACCAATTACCACGGCATGAAGCCGCTGATCGACTGGGGCTCGGAAGAGCAGAAGCAGCGCCTGCTCCCCCGGATCGCCGAGGGCGGCCTGGGCGCGCTGGCCATCACCGAGCCGGGCGCCGGCTCCGATGCCACCGGCATGCGCACCACCTTCCGCGAAGAGGGCGACGAGATCGTCGTCAACGGCGGCAAGACCTTCATCACCAACGGTGACGTGGCCGATCTCTACCTGCTCTTCGGCAAATGGGAGGGCATTGCCGGAGCCAAGGAGAGTATCTCGGTGCTGGTGCTGGAAAAGGGCACGCCGGGCCTGTCGGTAGTGAGGCTCGAGGACAAGATGGGCACCCGCGCGTCGAGCACTGCCACCCTGGCCTTCGACAATTGCCGCGTGCCGCGCGCCAACCTGCTGGGCAATCCGGGCGACGGCCTGAAGATCCTCTTCGCCTCGCTCAACAAATCGCGTCCCAGCGTGGCCGCGCATGCCTTGGGCATCGCGCGTGCCGCGTTCGAGGACAGCGTGGCCTACATCAACGAACGCCGGCAGTCGGGCAAGCGCATCCTCGAATTCCAGGGCATCCAGTTCATGGTGGCCGACCTGGCCTCCGAGCTCGCGTTGGTCGAGGGCTGGCTCTGGCAGGTGGCCGGCTGGGTCGACGCCGGCGCCACCGATTTCGGCATTGAGGCGTCGCTGCTCAAGCTGCGCGCCACCGACCTGGCCATGAAGGTCAGCACCGACGCAGTCCAGCTGTTCGGCGGCTATGGCTACTGCAAGGACTACCGGGTGGAGCGCCTGATGCGCGACGCCAAGATCACCCAGATTTGGGAAGGTACCAACCAGGTCCACCGCCAACTGGTGGGGCGCAGCTTTCTGCAGCGCTGA
- a CDS encoding SDR family oxidoreductase, protein MSENSQRECIVVTGASRGIGAAIAVALARQGRHVACLSRSGGMPACSNAPADVVARWIGLKADVTVAGSLAAAFGQLTAEGWRIAGLVNNAGVHIDAASAALALDEWHQVMDTNATSVVTACQAAYPHLVAGGGGVIVNIGSFFEKLGVKRNLAYCASKAAVGAITRCLAVEWAGKRIRVMNIAPGYIVTDLNGEAMAPGGPLRAYLDKRIPGREPGTAGDVGELVAAMFTPAGGFLTGETIYVDGGQGIAH, encoded by the coding sequence ATGAGTGAGAACAGCCAGAGGGAATGCATCGTCGTGACTGGCGCCAGCCGGGGCATCGGCGCGGCCATCGCCGTAGCGCTGGCCCGCCAGGGCCGCCACGTGGCCTGCCTGTCGCGCTCCGGCGGCATGCCGGCCTGCAGCAACGCACCGGCCGACGTCGTCGCGCGCTGGATCGGCTTGAAGGCCGATGTCACCGTGGCCGGCTCGCTTGCCGCCGCCTTCGGTCAGTTGACCGCCGAAGGCTGGCGCATCGCGGGCCTGGTGAACAACGCCGGCGTGCACATCGACGCCGCGTCGGCCGCACTGGCCCTGGACGAATGGCACCAGGTCATGGACACCAACGCCACCTCGGTGGTCACAGCGTGCCAGGCGGCCTATCCGCACCTGGTGGCCGGCGGCGGCGGGGTCATCGTCAACATCGGCTCCTTCTTCGAAAAACTCGGCGTCAAGCGCAACCTGGCCTATTGCGCCAGCAAGGCGGCCGTGGGCGCCATCACCCGCTGCCTGGCGGTGGAGTGGGCCGGAAAGCGAATCCGGGTAATGAACATCGCGCCCGGCTACATCGTCACCGACCTCAACGGCGAAGCCATGGCGCCCGGCGGGCCGCTGCGCGCCTATCTCGACAAACGCATCCCGGGCCGCGAGCCCGGCACTGCCGGCGACGTGGGCGAGCTTGTCGCCGCCATGTTCACGCCGGCTGGCGGCTTCCTGACCGGCGAGACCATCTACGTGGACGGTGGCCAGGGCATCGCGCACTGA
- a CDS encoding enoyl-CoA hydratase/isomerase family protein, producing the protein MIELTHDEEFAVLTLQRPEALNALSFELIDLIGENIMKAARSRARALIITGQGEKAFCAGADIKELQNRALAAQREGAVRGQSVFALLDRISIPSIALVNGYAFGGGCELALACTLRLAVPTAKFGLPEVKLGLIPGYGGTQRLPRLVGMGRALELVMTGRTVAAEEALAIGLVNRIVPSPGLEHAKAYAREFSGHGLRALQFAREAVLRSADMGLAEGLHMEADLSTLAYRTRDAEEGMQAFVEKRKAVFRDE; encoded by the coding sequence ATGATCGAACTGACACATGACGAGGAATTCGCGGTGCTGACGCTGCAGCGCCCGGAAGCCCTCAACGCCCTGAGCTTCGAGCTGATCGACCTGATCGGCGAGAACATCATGAAGGCCGCACGTTCCCGGGCGCGTGCGCTGATCATCACCGGCCAGGGCGAGAAAGCCTTTTGCGCCGGTGCCGACATCAAGGAACTGCAGAACCGCGCGCTCGCCGCCCAGCGCGAGGGAGCGGTGCGCGGCCAGTCGGTGTTCGCGCTGCTCGATCGCATTTCGATTCCCTCCATCGCGCTGGTCAATGGCTATGCCTTCGGCGGCGGCTGCGAACTAGCGCTGGCCTGCACGCTGCGGCTGGCGGTGCCGACCGCCAAGTTCGGCCTGCCCGAAGTCAAGCTCGGCTTGATCCCCGGCTACGGCGGCACGCAACGTCTGCCGCGCCTGGTGGGCATGGGCCGCGCGCTCGAGCTGGTGATGACCGGTCGGACCGTGGCAGCCGAAGAGGCGCTGGCCATCGGGCTGGTCAACCGCATCGTGCCATCGCCGGGCCTCGAGCATGCCAAAGCCTACGCCCGCGAGTTCTCCGGCCACGGACTGCGCGCCCTGCAGTTTGCCCGCGAGGCGGTGCTGCGGTCGGCCGACATGGGTTTGGCCGAGGGCCTGCACATGGAAGCCGATCTTTCCACGCTGGCTTACCGCACCCGCGATGCCGAGGAGGGCATGCAGGCGTTTGTCGAAAAAAGAAAGGCGGTTTTCCGCGATGAGTGA
- a CDS encoding class I adenylate-forming enzyme family protein encodes MSHLLTLHDPAVARENYVSGVWQTDTLYSLARGHSNERGAAFAVRDSARRLSWSALVAWTDALAADLHEAGLRRGDRVSVWLPNRVEAVVVMLACSRNGYVCNPSLHQNYTVAEIEALLKRIDCAAFLAQPGWGADAATADVFERALDLPHMRRVYALPPLAKSDAQLPPSTRAMPEATQPLRLPLPPASTHPDKIVYLAFTSGTTGTPKGVMHSDNTLLANGRSMVADWGQNHSTVLLTLSPMSHHIGTVALEQVLVAGCELVMHDPGAGVKAIDWLEMTGATYVMGVPTHAMDLLQEVDARALKKLGSVKVFYMAGAPIPTETARRLLSLGAKPQNVYGMTENGSHQYTKPADPVEVITSTCGKACSAYEVRLWNPDNPDVGVPAGQVGEIGGKGGVLMLGYFSNQAATEASFNRSGWFLSGDLGRFDEAGNLQIVGRKKDLIIRGGHNIHPAHIEEYAHRHPAVKKAAAFGVPDERLGEKVCLAITAHEDGPEAAELLEHLAREGLSKFDMPEFYAVVTEFPLTASGKILKRELTQWVRDGRLHPQPVRYRAPTPVPATDK; translated from the coding sequence ATGTCGCACCTCCTGACCCTCCACGATCCCGCCGTTGCCCGCGAGAACTACGTCTCCGGTGTCTGGCAGACCGACACGCTGTATTCCCTGGCGCGCGGCCATTCCAACGAGCGGGGCGCCGCTTTCGCGGTGCGCGACAGCGCCCGCCGCCTGAGCTGGAGTGCGCTGGTGGCCTGGACCGACGCTTTGGCCGCCGACTTGCACGAGGCCGGGCTGCGGCGCGGCGACCGGGTCTCGGTCTGGCTGCCCAACCGGGTTGAGGCGGTAGTGGTGATGCTGGCCTGCTCGCGCAACGGCTACGTCTGCAACCCCTCGCTGCACCAGAACTACACGGTGGCCGAGATCGAGGCACTGCTCAAGCGCATCGACTGCGCCGCGTTCTTGGCCCAGCCCGGCTGGGGCGCCGACGCAGCCACGGCCGACGTCTTCGAGCGCGCGCTCGACCTCCCGCACATGCGCCGGGTCTATGCCCTGCCACCGCTCGCGAAGTCCGATGCCCAATTGCCACCCAGCACGCGCGCCATGCCGGAGGCGACGCAGCCGCTGCGCCTGCCGCTGCCGCCTGCCAGCACGCATCCGGACAAGATCGTCTACCTGGCCTTCACGAGCGGAACCACCGGCACGCCCAAGGGCGTGATGCACAGCGACAACACGCTGCTGGCCAACGGCCGCTCGATGGTCGCCGACTGGGGCCAGAACCACAGCACGGTGCTGCTCACGCTCAGCCCCATGAGCCATCACATCGGCACCGTGGCGCTGGAGCAGGTGCTGGTGGCAGGCTGCGAGCTGGTCATGCACGATCCCGGCGCCGGCGTGAAGGCGATCGATTGGCTGGAGATGACCGGCGCCACCTACGTGATGGGCGTGCCCACGCACGCCATGGACTTGCTGCAGGAGGTGGATGCGCGGGCCCTGAAGAAGCTGGGTTCGGTCAAGGTGTTCTACATGGCCGGCGCGCCGATTCCCACCGAGACCGCGCGGCGCCTGCTGTCGCTCGGCGCCAAGCCGCAGAACGTCTACGGCATGACCGAGAACGGCTCGCACCAGTACACCAAGCCCGCCGACCCGGTGGAGGTCATCACCAGCACCTGCGGCAAGGCCTGCTCGGCCTACGAGGTGCGACTGTGGAACCCGGACAACCCCGACGTGGGAGTGCCGGCCGGACAGGTCGGCGAGATCGGCGGCAAGGGCGGTGTGCTGATGCTCGGCTACTTCAGCAACCAGGCGGCGACGGAGGCCTCCTTCAACCGCTCTGGCTGGTTCCTGAGCGGCGACCTGGGCCGCTTCGACGAGGCCGGCAACCTGCAGATCGTCGGCCGCAAGAAGGACCTGATCATCCGCGGCGGCCACAACATCCACCCGGCGCACATCGAGGAATACGCCCACCGCCATCCAGCTGTGAAAAAAGCCGCGGCCTTCGGCGTGCCCGACGAACGCCTGGGCGAAAAAGTCTGCCTGGCCATCACCGCGCACGAGGACGGCCCCGAGGCTGCCGAGCTGCTGGAGCACCTGGCGCGCGAAGGTTTGTCGAAGTTCGACATGCCTGAGTTCTACGCCGTGGTCACCGAATTTCCGCTGACAGCCAGCGGAAAGATCCTCAAGCGCGAACTCACCCAATGGGTGCGTGACGGCCGCTTGCATCCGCAGCCCGTGCGATACCGCGCTCCCACCCCCGTACCCGCCACCGACAAATGA
- a CDS encoding enoyl-CoA hydratase-related protein, whose protein sequence is MEFKEIIYAEDGPVGTITLNRPEDGNMFTPLMCHEIRDCINEIRRETRTRVVVITGAGDRFFCIGGRKEGMEETLLYAGVLPTLEMYEAIDRLQKPVIASVNGFAVGGGNVLQMVCDLTIAKESAVFRQVGPMMGSFDAGYGTWYLEDLVGKKRAKEMWYRNPKLSAREAQEWGLINQVVPDAELAAATRKFALEVADRGSFALASIKGAFNARHGGVGGLSRMAHDLLLRGYLDTKEHEELARSFAERRAPDASQFGH, encoded by the coding sequence ATGGAATTCAAGGAAATCATCTACGCCGAAGACGGCCCCGTCGGAACCATCACGCTGAACCGGCCCGAAGACGGAAACATGTTCACGCCGTTGATGTGCCACGAGATCCGCGATTGCATCAACGAGATTCGCCGCGAGACGCGGACCCGTGTGGTGGTCATCACCGGCGCCGGTGACCGCTTCTTCTGCATCGGCGGACGCAAGGAGGGCATGGAGGAGACGCTGCTGTATGCCGGCGTCTTGCCCACGCTGGAGATGTACGAGGCCATCGACCGGCTGCAGAAGCCGGTGATCGCCAGCGTCAACGGCTTCGCTGTCGGCGGCGGCAACGTGCTGCAGATGGTGTGCGACCTGACCATCGCCAAGGAAAGCGCGGTGTTTCGTCAGGTCGGTCCGATGATGGGTAGCTTCGACGCGGGCTACGGCACCTGGTACCTGGAAGACCTGGTCGGCAAAAAGCGCGCGAAGGAGATGTGGTACCGCAACCCCAAGCTCAGCGCCCGCGAGGCGCAGGAATGGGGCCTGATCAACCAGGTGGTGCCCGACGCCGAACTGGCCGCGGCCACCCGCAAGTTCGCCCTGGAAGTGGCCGACCGTGGCTCTTTCGCGCTGGCGTCGATCAAAGGGGCCTTCAACGCCCGGCACGGTGGCGTGGGCGGCCTGTCGCGCATGGCGCACGACCTGTTGCTGCGCGGCTACCTCGACACGAAGGAGCACGAGGAGCTGGCCAGGTCCTTCGCCGAGCGCCGTGCCCCCGACGCCTCGCAATTCGGACACTGA
- a CDS encoding CoA transferase — protein MSTPTHHLPFHELPHRSAPSLDLLQGTRVLDLTSSIAGPYAGQLLADMGATVVKIEKPGSGDDARAWGPPFLHGESLWFLSVNRGKHSVTLDIASPQGQALLHELVGKADVVLLNLVARAQRKLKLDSTTLRAINPRLVHVSLTGFGLQGPRADLPCYDLIAEGYSGVMDLTGEAETPPQKVGTPAADMLAGHDAAMAVLAALLRRERDGQGCDIDVAMVESMSRFMSPRVLPYLGSGELSRRTGGRDSVIAIYQVFGTADEPMTLGLGNDAIWRRFWEAVGQPDVAANPAYGSNAQRRENRSEIVQAIAAVLREKPRAHWLQLLGAARVPAGPIHRLDELAQDEALQAAGLLYRTDGPDGPGSQIPQLGLGIRFDGRTEGTQMPPPRLGAHTEQILTSWIEREPSQIEQLRAQRVI, from the coding sequence ATGTCCACGCCCACACACCACCTTCCCTTCCACGAGCTGCCCCATCGTTCTGCCCCTTCGCTGGACCTGCTGCAGGGCACTCGCGTCCTCGACCTGACCTCGTCGATCGCGGGCCCTTACGCAGGCCAGCTGCTTGCCGACATGGGTGCGACAGTGGTCAAGATCGAGAAGCCCGGCAGCGGCGACGATGCGCGCGCCTGGGGCCCTCCCTTCCTGCACGGCGAGTCACTCTGGTTCCTCAGCGTGAACCGCGGCAAGCACAGCGTCACGCTCGACATCGCCTCGCCGCAGGGCCAGGCGTTGCTGCACGAGCTGGTCGGAAAAGCCGACGTGGTACTGCTCAATCTGGTGGCTCGTGCACAGCGCAAGTTGAAGCTGGATTCGACCACGCTGCGCGCCATCAATCCGCGCCTGGTCCATGTCTCGCTCACCGGCTTCGGCCTGCAGGGCCCGCGTGCCGACCTGCCATGCTACGACCTCATCGCCGAGGGTTACTCCGGCGTGATGGACCTCACCGGTGAAGCCGAGACGCCGCCGCAGAAGGTAGGCACGCCTGCGGCCGACATGCTGGCGGGCCACGACGCCGCGATGGCTGTGCTGGCGGCGCTGCTTCGGCGCGAGCGTGATGGCCAGGGTTGCGACATCGACGTGGCGATGGTGGAGAGCATGTCGCGTTTCATGAGCCCGCGGGTGTTGCCCTACCTGGGCTCGGGTGAGCTCAGTCGCCGCACCGGCGGGCGCGATAGCGTGATTGCCATCTACCAGGTATTCGGCACCGCCGACGAACCCATGACGCTCGGCCTCGGCAACGACGCCATCTGGAGGCGTTTCTGGGAAGCGGTCGGACAGCCCGACGTGGCGGCCAACCCCGCCTATGGCAGCAATGCGCAGCGCCGCGAGAACCGGTCGGAGATCGTGCAGGCCATCGCCGCGGTGCTGCGGGAGAAACCACGCGCGCACTGGCTGCAACTGCTCGGCGCGGCGCGGGTGCCGGCTGGCCCGATCCACCGGCTCGACGAACTTGCGCAGGACGAGGCGCTGCAGGCCGCCGGGCTGCTCTACCGCACCGACGGACCTGACGGCCCCGGCAGCCAGATTCCGCAGCTGGGCCTGGGCATCCGCTTCGACGGCCGTACCGAGGGTACGCAGATGCCGCCGCCCCGCCTGGGCGCCCACACCGAACAGATCCTGACTTCCTGGATCGAACGGGAGCCATCGCAGATCGAGCAACTCCGCGCGCAGCGCGTCATTTGA
- a CDS encoding sigma-54 interaction domain-containing protein, with amino-acid sequence MNGRKPCETGVLAEDIDTANPSIMTSMETPISKRDDAPSAPGRGVLMLAVDGRQTMAGGIAENPETAAAMVRGWHEARRRDKRLFSVDTADGTPLVVVALAADGECALVAMQRDQRDPLFEFAASVDFAGDILAHFLTNPFEALSVVDRQGLVRYMSPVHERFFGLRAGGGVGQHVTEVIENSRLHHVVEAGKSEIGLLHEMRGITRVVMRHPIRNSRKETVGAIGQIMFKGPEQLQALSGELTKLKSEVAYYKRELSDLRNRSYGLDQMVGESLAMQRLKQQIIKVAPLDIPVLLTGESGTGKELAAHAIHKLSHRREATMVMVNAAALPSTLVESELFGYEAGSFTGAERKGRKGKIEQADRGSLFFDEVGDMPAEVQVKLLRVLQDGSYQRVGANEVKHSDFRLVSASNRNFEAMIAEGTFRLDLFYRIGAVTIRLPSLRERLDDIPALAELALNQFAERHGQRPKHLSEDAIAFLQAQRWPGNVRQLMHTVERSAIFSEGDVIGPADFGMLESGFAEFAELGGEPAFSSPAGAGAHSLEPDSTEPMRVSSAVEQVEEQLIRQAMARNHGNKKRVAAELGISRSYLYKRLAQMEPGAELTG; translated from the coding sequence GTGAACGGCCGGAAACCTTGCGAAACCGGTGTCCTTGCCGAGGACATCGACACCGCCAACCCCAGTATCATGACTTCAATGGAGACACCAATTTCAAAGCGCGACGACGCCCCCTCAGCCCCCGGCCGCGGGGTGCTGATGCTGGCCGTAGACGGGCGCCAGACGATGGCCGGCGGCATCGCGGAAAACCCCGAGACGGCCGCAGCCATGGTGCGCGGCTGGCACGAAGCGCGGCGGCGCGACAAGCGCCTTTTTTCGGTCGATACCGCCGACGGCACACCACTGGTGGTGGTGGCTTTAGCGGCCGACGGTGAGTGCGCGTTGGTGGCCATGCAGCGCGACCAGCGCGACCCGCTGTTCGAATTCGCCGCGTCGGTCGACTTCGCCGGTGACATCCTGGCCCACTTCCTCACCAATCCCTTCGAAGCGCTCAGCGTGGTCGACCGACAGGGCCTGGTGCGCTACATGAGCCCCGTCCACGAACGCTTCTTCGGCCTGCGCGCCGGCGGTGGCGTGGGTCAGCACGTTACCGAGGTCATAGAGAACTCGCGCCTGCATCACGTGGTGGAAGCTGGCAAGTCCGAGATCGGTCTGCTGCACGAGATGCGCGGCATCACCCGCGTGGTCATGCGCCACCCGATTCGCAACAGCCGCAAGGAAACGGTCGGAGCCATCGGTCAGATCATGTTCAAAGGCCCCGAGCAATTGCAGGCGTTGTCGGGCGAGCTGACCAAGCTCAAGTCCGAGGTGGCCTACTACAAGCGCGAACTCAGTGACCTGCGCAACCGCAGCTATGGTCTCGACCAGATGGTTGGCGAGAGCCTGGCAATGCAGCGGCTCAAGCAGCAGATCATCAAGGTGGCGCCGCTCGACATTCCCGTGCTGCTCACCGGCGAAAGCGGCACCGGCAAGGAACTCGCAGCCCATGCGATCCACAAGCTCAGCCACCGGCGCGAGGCCACCATGGTGATGGTGAACGCGGCCGCCCTACCCTCCACGCTGGTCGAAAGCGAACTCTTCGGTTACGAGGCCGGCTCCTTCACCGGCGCCGAGCGCAAGGGCCGTAAGGGCAAGATCGAACAGGCCGATCGTGGTTCGCTCTTTTTCGACGAAGTGGGCGATATGCCCGCCGAAGTACAGGTGAAGCTGCTGCGGGTGCTGCAGGACGGCTCATACCAGCGCGTTGGCGCCAACGAGGTCAAGCACTCCGACTTTCGCCTGGTGAGCGCGAGCAACCGCAACTTCGAAGCCATGATCGCCGAGGGCACTTTCCGCCTCGACCTTTTCTATCGCATCGGCGCGGTGACCATCCGCCTGCCCTCGCTGCGCGAGCGGCTCGACGACATCCCGGCGCTGGCCGAGTTGGCCCTGAACCAGTTCGCCGAACGCCACGGCCAACGGCCCAAGCACCTGTCCGAAGACGCGATTGCCTTTCTGCAGGCCCAACGCTGGCCGGGCAACGTGCGCCAGCTCATGCACACGGTGGAACGCTCGGCCATCTTCAGCGAGGGCGACGTGATCGGACCGGCAGACTTCGGCATGCTCGAATCCGGATTCGCCGAATTCGCCGAACTCGGCGGCGAGCCCGCGTTCAGCTCGCCAGCCGGCGCTGGCGCGCATTCGCTGGAGCCCGACAGCACCGAGCCCATGCGGGTCAGCAGCGCGGTCGAGCAGGTGGAAGAGCAGCTCATCCGCCAGGCCATGGCACGCAACCATGGCAACAAGAAGCGTGTGGCGGCCGAGCTCGGCATCTCGCGTTCGTATCTCTACAAGCGCCTGGCCCAGATGGAGCCCGGCGCCGAGCTGACCGGCTGA